TCCGTGGCCAGCCGCATCATCAGCATCCTCTCTATCCTGGTGGTGCTGGGCTCTATCGCCACTATGTGTATGAACAGCATGAGCGAGTTCAGCTTGTTGGACCACGAGGGGCGACCCACGGAGGACCCCCGCTTCGAGACGGTGGAGCACTTCGGCATCGGCTGGTTCACGCTGGAGCTGGTCGCCAGGTTCGTCGTGGCGCCGGACCTCCTGCATTTCTTCGAGCACCCGTTAAACATGATAGACCTGGTGTCCATCCTCCCGTTTTACCTGACGCTCGTTATCAATCTGGTGGCGGAGAGCAGCCCCGCGCTGGCCAACCTGGGACGCGTTGCGCAAGtgctgaggctgatgaggatTTTCCGCATCCTGAAGCTGGCGCGTCACTCCACGGGGCTGCGCTCGCTGGGAGCGACCCTCAGGAACAGCTACAAAGAGGTGGGCCTCCTGCTTCTCTACCTCGCCGTCGGGGTGTCGTTTTTCTCCGTGATGGCCTACACCGTGGAGAAAGAGGACAGCGAGGATCTCTCCACCATCCCGGCGTGCTGGTGGTGGGCCACCGTCAGCATGACCACCGTCGGGTACGGAGACGTGGTGCCGGTGTCCATAGCGGGCAAGCTGACCGCCTCGGCGTGCATCCTGGCCGGGATCTTAGTGGTTGTGCTTCCGATTACGCTCATTTTCAATAAATTCTCCCTCTTCTACAAGAGACAAAAACAGCTGGAAATCGCCATGAGAAGCTGTGATTTCGACGAGGGGATAAAAGAGGTGCCCTCGGTCAACCTGAGGAACTATTACGCGCACAAAGTCAAATCCCTCATGGCGAGCTTGTCAAACATGAGCCGGAGTTCACCAAGTGAACACAGTCTAAACGAATCAATACACTGAAAGAGTTTTACCAAGGACACCTAGTAAGGAAGGATGAGAGCATTCATTCATTGTGGCATGTGGCTGCATGaggagctgtccatggtgctgaaccGTCCGGATCAAAAGCCCACTTCCCTTCCACTGATGTCTGACCGTCTGCCTCTCTGTAGCTCAGTGCAATAACGTGTTAATCTATGTGTCAGTCACAATGAGAAAGCAAGCAAATGTATTGGACAGCCTGAATATAATATTTCACTGTGCATTATTATGGCCATTTCACCAGATAGGCCAACTGTTCAGACAAATTTGATGATTTAGGATTAAAAGACAGAGAATCCAGTAGTTGTTTACAATCGTATTGACGGTGTCACGAGTCGTTATAATGAAAGTGTAGTCTACCCTTCAACTATACTTGTTGTGATAAAATATGTCTGAAGTAACTTTAATTGTACCTCTTATGAAAGAGTGTTGATGTGTTATTGTGGTGTTGCAACAAGATTACTTCAGATGTGTGGTTGAAGCAAACTATATTAAACAAGAAATACATAACACTGTTTCTCATTTGCCATTTTCACATACACTGTGTTGCTCTACTTGACATTTGCTACATTTCAGTGGTAAGAGTATTAGTGTCGGCCTAAGCTATAGTTATATTGATTGAGATAATAACACATGCACTCCTAAGCTTGAAGGGAAAAAGGATTTAAAGGGATTTAAAGTAGTGAGTGACACAACATCTAATGCTGTTTGACAGGCATGGCGACAACCACTCATAGCTGACATGTTGAATAAATTTACATTCACagtatttgatttttttttagctacaTAACCATCTCAGCAGGCAAACAGCAGTTGTTTGTTATCAATCAATAAGTGTTACTAATGAACTGGCAGGTGTTTCGCAATTAAATGCCAGCCACAGACATGGCAATGTGTCATATTAGTCGGGAATGTATTAAATGTCAGACAAATAGTGTGTATAGCACCATCATTAGATTGAGAATTTAACAAGAATAACAGCATGAATCTTGACTAATCAATGAAAGCAGACTAGAGATCTATCACCATTACAGAAGTGACGTATTTTCATGCTCTCTGCACTGTTGCTCCAACCTCCAGAGGGGACTGATTGGAAAATACTGAGGTAGGGGTCTACAAGGGCTGCCACTGCATAGAGACAATACAGTAGAGAGACATACATTATTATTTTCTCACTGTTGCACATCACTTTTGACAGAATGAATCTCCCACTCTCCAAGAAGTTTGTCTCCATGACAGCCTGTGACTTAGTCGATGAATGGCTAAAACAACCGGCGTATTCTCTTGGTTTTCCATCAAGTCTCAAGGTGCCTGGATTGAATGAGTTTTGTTCTCCTGCTGAGACAGAGTGAAGCCtatctgctcctctccctgctcctggTCAACATTGCAATAAAAGTCCCACTCACTGGCTGCAGTAGCAGGAATTCAACTGAGAACACTCACTTAGTGGCATTGATTTCAGTTTAAAGGATAAAGCAACATTTGATACAAGTAGCCTACAGCTCTCAAAAATCAATCCTTTTGTCATCTCATATTTCTATACACTTAAGTACATTGATTCTAACAGTTTGTTATGAAGCCACATTTCAAAACGATTTCTATGTATGGAAAATGACTAGAGAATAAATCTCCAAGACCTGTGTTGCAGTTATCACAGTTGCAGTTCAAAATAGCAATTCTGTGTAGCCAAATCTTTTCATCAAGACAGTTGTGATTGAAAACAGCTTTGCAGTGCCTTCACCACTTGAGCATACTTGagtattttgtttttcccaaGTTACAGATAATTCATACATTTATGCACATTTCAATGACTTGAGAAATCAAACTAATTTGCTCCAACAGTTGAGGGATGATTTGAAATTCATCGTCTGCAGAATAATGTGTGTAGACAGGCAGAAGAATCAGAAGGCAGATATTGGTCCCCATAACAAAAAGGTTTGAGCACACAAAAATCACTGGGACTATAAACCCAGTGGTTCCCCCCCGGGGGTCACTGAGGGGGTTCCAATGGTCCCAGTGAAGACTAGTTAAGCTTTGCTATTTTTTCATTGACTAGAAGTTAGAACTAGGAAACTCTTCTCCAAGTTTaccaaatgggggtctgtgtcATTTCTACTTgggggtccttgatgtgaaaatgcTTGGAAACCCCTGCTATATAGCCTTTTCAGATGAGAGGGAAAACATAACTGAATGAGAAACTTGCTGCAAAGAACACAGGGAGTTAACTATATTGCTCTAGATTCTCTGTGAGTACTTATTAAAGATCATGAAAGTAATAGGACACAGAGTCTCGCTTCGTTCGAGGGACGACAGGAGAGAAGCCGAGCAGCACAGAGGTAATTTTAATGCAGAtcagcaacaagttcacgctcACTTGAAACTCCTAATGAGAGATTCACATATTGTTGCTTGTTTCCCAACTATTTCTGCAGCGCTCACTTGAAATAATCTTTACCCTCAGAGGCCAATTATATCAGTCTCCTTTTGTTTACTTGTAAACCGTTAAAGGCATTTCCACGGGGAGCCAGTCCAAAACACCATTGTTCCAAACTAGCACAGAAAATAGCAAATGAATTCAATGTGACAGCGGGTGACATTTTAACATGCCGACAAGGGCATAACAAAAAACAGCAGTCAGTCTTTTCCGTCTAAGAGAGAGGAAATTAACTACAGAAAATGCAAGTAGGGAGAAGACGGTTGGGATGTACTGTAGGCGTAGGGCATACTGTAACAAGATTACAAGATTTAGCCAATGTCATCCAAAACTCAGAAACTCGGGGCTTGTAAGACAGACCATCTTcgcattcgtgtgtgtgtgcgtgtgtgtgtgtgtgcgtaggtcACCGTGACTcctgaggaggaagatggagatgtCTGGCCCCTCCGCTGCCTCCCCATGGCTCACCTGTATCATTACCCTCTGACTGTGGTGATAGATGTAAGGAAAGGCCTGGGCATTCCTGGCACACGGCTGAACACAGATGGCACTTAGTCTATCAAGACGTTAGAAGAAGTGCAATGGCAAACgtctgttttcctctttctcaccAGTAAGCAGCACAGCTTAAATCCCCAGTCTAGCCATTTCCCTTGATCCTAAAAAGTCTGGGTACATCAAAAAGATTCTTAAAGAGTTTGATAGTTTCATATTTGTGACCCAGCATGGAGAAACAAGCACATTGTTTCACGCAGATTACTGGTCTTTGCATTCACAGCTTTAAAAGGGTGTATTTGATAATCAGGGTTAATtaattatttcatttgaattattaattattgaatcaAAACAGCGTGTTTTGATCaaacattttctgatgtaaaatgggTCTCCTAAATGAGCCTGGGTTTATTCAGTTAATTTGGGTTTGGTCACATTTAATGTGAACAGaaataagagggagagagaagtgaaaagaaatagaaaagggGGGAGGAAAATACTGAGCTTATTAATACGGTGGCAACAGAGAATAGGAACTAAATGTTCCCATGgtgtatgtacatatgtgtgtacatgtgtgtgtgtgtgtgtgtgtgtgtgtgtgtgtgtgtgtgtgtgtgtgtgtgtgtgtgtgtgtgtgtgtgtgtgtgcgtgcagaaACGTACCAGACAGTGTGTCTAATGGGGAACCTATTCAAgcttgcagcagcagcatcatctCCAGTCTGCTCTGTGTTGGTGATATAAAACTCTGTTACTAAGCAGGCGTTCCGTGTTGTTGCACATTACCATCTGCTACTATCCCTCTGCTTTAAACAGTGTGGGAAGATTGGATCTTTTCAGCGCgtgcttttctttctctccccctttctgcCTCTTCCAACCACGTCTGAACTGTGAACATTTACAAAAATAATCCCTCTCTCATTACATGGATCGTGGCATAACTAATTATCACCTACAGATCCTATGCAAATGAAGACACAGGTAAAACTGAATGAGGTTAAATGTTCCTATTCCTTAATGTCGCCTTTAGAAAATCTAGAACAAAGCCATGTTGGATTTCTCTGGTTTGGCTTGAAGGAGAAGAACAGCAGGGGAGAtttgtttttaaaggataataacTCTGTTTTTGACTTGTGGGTTTTGGGTGGAATTGATTCTGATGTGCATCTTGTTCCATTATAGAGATACATGGCAGCCTTTTTGTGCTGATTTTCCACAGCTAAAATGGCTAGGAATTTTATGGTAATGGTAAAAGATGCCAAACATCAGTCTGACTTTTTACTCGCTCTCAAAATTTCAAAGACTGTCAAAGATAGTGCTCTTATTCTATAAATACCGTGGGTGCTACCATACTTTAGGTTGGTTCAAGAGGCTGTTTTGATTTCAAATGTGTTAGAATCACAACATATCAAACGATTCAGAATGAAACCGCAGCATAAAACCTGTCAGCTAGTACAAAACCACTAAAAGGGGAAGTTGGTGATAGGACCTCTCACAGAAAACATCCAGAGGCATTTGAACATCAAAGAACTTTTGAAGGACAATCATACTACACAAATGGGACCATTAATGTGCCTTCTTTTTATGCAGCCCTCGATCTGGTACCATTAAGTGACTCATCGAGAGAGATAGATGCTTTGGGACCTAAAATTACCATAGCGCTCACACAGAATTCTAATGGATGGTACAAAATGGCCCAATGCAACACTTAGCGGGAGCTTTTTTACCTTTTACCAATAACTTTGATGAATATTAATTCCCAGATTTACCTTAAAACTCCACATCCAATCCTGTTTAAATGGAGTAAAAGGTTGAGAATGTATTTCATTCTCAATAGCCAAGAAGCCTAATGGTACTTTGGAGGTTTTATTATTGTTTGGATGGCACAGAAGCTGCAGTAAACGCGAACCCTTTAATTATACAAGCCTGTATATATCAGGCCTTTCTCACTGTGAGAGAGTTACTGATCTGACGCTACTGGCAAGACGCATCCCTCGATGATCTCATTCATCCTTAGATATGAGAAGGGTTTTTTAACTCTTACCTGACCTGGTGAGTTGACTGAGACCATATTATTTACTACAATGGCCTAGGGGGGTAGTTGCAGGGAGAATGAAGGTTTCACAGATACCTATACTTACACCCTGGGAGTTGGTCCAGTATAATTACAGTGtttgccactgagcagcttcaatGGAACAGTTCAGGGTTCAGTGCCGTGCTCAAGGGCAGCTTAACGATTACGGTCGAGAGAGGGGAAATCaatttttgttcatttcctcTGACCGGATATTCTCAGCTGGTCCAGGGATTTACACAACTATCCAGCCACGACCTTGCTTCCCTAACCATTAGACCAGGGATTCTCAAACAATTTCATGTCAGAGACCCCTGAATCACACAGACCCCCAGATTTATCCCCAGGATCTCCCATATAGGAAGATTTTGTGCAATTgcctacactgtacatggggagataatagcAGTGGGAGTGAAAAAGATGTTGAGAATAGCCATTCCTTTAAATTCTCTGAGTGATAT
The Centroberyx gerrardi isolate f3 chromosome 12, fCenGer3.hap1.cur.20231027, whole genome shotgun sequence genome window above contains:
- the kcns2 gene encoding delayed-rectifier potassium channel regulatory subunit KCNS2, producing the protein MTGQVLGEPGGGAHMEDNAAIRINVGGFKKRLPSDTLSRFPETRLARLLHCRSKESILELCDDYDDTEKEFYFDRNPALFPYVLNFYNTGRLHVMAELCIFSFSQEIEYWGINEFFIDSCCSSAYHCRKMDPDREDWDDRSEEGSTTSSFDELLEFYNDATKFDKQLLGSARRRVWLMLDNPGYSVASRIISILSILVVLGSIATMCMNSMSEFSLLDHEGRPTEDPRFETVEHFGIGWFTLELVARFVVAPDLLHFFEHPLNMIDLVSILPFYLTLVINLVAESSPALANLGRVAQVLRLMRIFRILKLARHSTGLRSLGATLRNSYKEVGLLLLYLAVGVSFFSVMAYTVEKEDSEDLSTIPACWWWATVSMTTVGYGDVVPVSIAGKLTASACILAGILVVVLPITLIFNKFSLFYKRQKQLEIAMRSCDFDEGIKEVPSVNLRNYYAHKVKSLMASLSNMSRSSPSEHSLNESIH